ctcattaaaaatgaCCTTTTATACACACATGGATTGGGGAGGGCCACAGGTTACTTGGTTAtaataaaagggggtcacaacttggaaaaggttgggaaccattaccTACAGAGATTTTTTACCTTatggcaatttgcctctaaaagttacactgtttgtgtaactgagcaacaggatttcaaccaataaagTCTGGTCATCTGCTCAGCTGTCAGCTTTGGAAGCCATCCTCAAAACTACAGTTTACATAATGttcataaaaaaagaataatactgACCTCTTTAATTTCATTCAGTATGTATTCCTGTATGCAGTTGACCGTCTTCTGATAAGAAGGTGAATAATGGCCCGTTTCAGGTGGCCCAGCAAAGGCATCCAGGACACACCCATGTGCAGTTCTCCTTCAAAGGAATGAGTAATGGTTATTATAATCCAAAGACATGCAACAGATGCTCTTTGGCCACAATCTGGCCCACAAGTGATAGTGACAGTGCAAgataaacatatataaataatACTGGGGGACGGAGGAATGGCACTGCATCCACAGTACTGTTcatgagctttaaaaaaagtagctAGATGAATGTTCTCCTGTGTAGTGAGGGAAAGCACACCCACCACCTTAGCAACCAAAAATCAACAAAAAGTTTCACAATATAGCAGCAGCATTACTAGTACAAGTTTGACAAGATGTGTTCTCCCATCAACACAGATGCACAGCTTTGAAAGAAGTGGAAATAAGATGGGAAGATTGACAAATGAGTATGGAGAGAAGAGATAGAGTTAACTATGCTACCCAACCATAGCAGCATCCCAAACAGTATTGCAAAGGGGAGTTCCTGCAATACAAGTTTGTTTTTTCTCCCACTTACAAAATGCTTCATCTGAGCGTTCAGAAAATGTGATGTTCCCAAATGCATGGCTTTGAAGGAAGATGTGTTGTGTGCACAGCTAAAAGTAGCAACCAAAAAGTAAACAAATGCACACTTATCACACTCAAAACCCCTAAGGAAGAAAGATAGTGTTTTCACCACCATGCTTAGGATTTGTATCCTTCCAAATGTCAGGGAAAGGTCTGTTCCAATTGTTCAGTCCTTTGAAAAAATCTAAGCTTAAAAATAGCTGACTGGTAGTAAGATTAATGCTCAAAATACACTCTATGTCATATACATAACATGCAGGAAAGGATCGTTTTATTACTATTGTGGCTCCGATTGTGTCAGGACTAGTGTGCCTGAATGAGGGTGATATAAATCTATATACACACAGGTGCAATAGTTAAAAATATATGTGCTGGTCACAATCAAAAGTGGGGCTGCAGATTcttaatcagtttttaaaatgtgacatttAGCTGCATGCTATTGTCACTATTTTACTAGTAGTATCAAAAAACCTGTTGCATGATGTAAGCCAAGTCATACGTTTTGGTCCATTCCTCATCAGTAAATAAAGAATCCCTGCTACAATTTTCAGTAGGGGCATTCCTGTACTGAGCCAGCATCTGCCCCTGAGAATTGCAATGGGGGCTCTTTATTTACCAGCAAGGAATGGACTGAAACTTACAACTTTGCTTGCATTGCATAACAGGAATGTTGCCACTGAATGGATTGCTAAAGAGTAAGTCAACATGTGAATAAATTCCGTTGATTCAATAAGCTGACTCTAGTCAGGACTCGCAACAGGATACTAGACTATGCTTTtttaacattgtgtgtgtgtggtttgatTGTAAGCCACAAAGAAAACAAGCCAGTGACTGAATAtgtgctctagggcagtggtctccaaccttgggcctccagatgttcttggactccatctcccagaagccttccccatcacctctgctggccaggatttctgggaattgaagtccaaaaacatctggaggcccaaggttggggaccactgctctaggggcaGGAGGTAGGGAGTTATCTGGTCCTGCAAAATAGGCCATCTCTTAGCAATCCCCTTAGCATGTGACCTCAGGTAAAAAAACAACTTCCCTTATCCTATCCATCACTGTGATTTCCATTCTAGTAGCTCCAGTATAGATCAATCATGCCAGTCATTAGATAGGAAAGGGGCCGCATGTCAGAGGTTTTCACTTTACCATACAGCATCATAATCAATCCCTTCCGAGCATGGCAAATAGCACCACTTGACTAGTGTTTCTACTGATAGCACTCGTTCGTTCCTTTCTGGAAGTGTGGTATATTTATCCTTGAAGAAGCCTTGAAATCCAGACATGGTAGTTTTCATAAGTTTCAGATCTTTAATGCCAGAGAAAACAATGGGAGTACCTGGAGTCCGAGAGAGATTAGAAGACAGAAACGTCAATTCCTTTCATTAATAAATAATTTCACTTGGACTAGTGACtacctggtgtggtgtagtgatataatgacagactaggactctaggGACCAAGGTTCGAAACccaacttggccatggaaattctctGGGAGAATAGAACTGGTAAAgttgttccttaaatatctcacttaccttgaaggccctattaggTTCACTGTAAGTCTGCtctgtcttgacagcacataactaaggAAGTGAAAGCTATTCTATATCTCTAAGCTTCCTCCTCAAGGTGCAGCGATATTTGAAGATAAATATGCTGTGTAATTCTATATATATCAGGTAAGTCAAGTTCCACAGGACCTCTTCTTGGTtaggcaaatttatttatttatttattcaatttatatgccgcccacactgccCAGAGGTAATGAGGGATAGCAGCCCtaaagtgttttttgttgtttggaAAATGAGAGAATGAGGAAGATTTGGGTTTGAAGTGGAatacattttacagtggtgcctcgcaagatgattttaattcgttccgtgaaaattgtGGTCTTgcgaaaaaaaatcatcttgcgaggttccctatgcattggtctcaaaaaaaagtcttgcgaagcattggttaaaaaaaaaaagtcttgcgacaCATcgatctaaaaaaaaagtcttgtgaagcacggtcatagaaaaaaacgtcttgcggggcaccatagtgattgcaaaaaccaatcgtcttgccagtttttcatcccacaaggcaatcgtctagcgaagcaccactgtatttcactctGGTTTTAAATTCTAGGCTGATGTGAGTGCTtccatgtctctctctttctctctgtgtgtgttttattaaATCTTAAGCAGTACTTATTTTATACATGtatgagaaagggagagagagagagaagtcaaatATGGCAAAGAAAGTTATATTAGAATATTTTCTggatacaataaaatatttagtCTCTGAAGGATATGATGCCATGTATTCCCCCCCGATTTCCTGCAAATCAGATGACTGTGTGTTACTTGCTGAGTTATTCTCATGGATCTGTAGGAGTGTGTCATGAGTGAAAGCTGATAACAAAAATATAACAGCTATCTCAGAAACCCAATGCATGtgggaaaatatttatatacacccTCAGCATACCATGGCTGTTTTACAAATAACACTTGTAGTACTGCAGTGTTGTAAACAACTAAGAACCTGGTGCACAAACCAAAAATGAGAGCGAGGGCCAAGGTGTGCTGGTATGGTCGATCATGTTCTGGGCCTGGACTGGGATGGCTTGCTTTCAgacatctctgctgcttctgtgtAGCTCCATGGAAAATCTTGACCATCACTAACCATCACAGACCAAACCAGACAATACAAGTAGGATATCCTTGAAAGCATAAGGATATCCTCTGTGGCTTCTATTTCTTCTAGCATGACCTTTCTTTCGTTCTTTGCACATGTTGCATATTAGCTCgctcttattttgttttgttatcaCTGTGAGTTAAACAAGGGCTTCTTTTAGAAATCCAATTGTTTAGTCACAGAATGTTGAAGGAGTTACACCCCTAATTAGAGGGGAAATATGCTATTGGCTTCTAAATGTGAATCTGTTCTTAGAAGTTCTATGGTCTTGTAGGCTGCCTTTGGTacatttggctgggagggacctttctgggctggggtgactgtcaatctatccagcactaaccaataattcctttccggcctctgaattcaaaaagaatcacgcctctctgctcagagcttcttttcctctccttagTCTATTGGAAGTTGTGAGTCAGTTGAGGCCTCTTCTAAAAAGTCAAGCAGCCATGTTTGTTCCCAGTTTGCTGACTGATCTGTTCAACGGTAAgtgaatgaaacatttttatttttttttctccaactaATGTtgcagagtgagttattgagagtgtaagtgccagttgatggggaaaaaaagaggtggaCTATTGTGGTAAGCTTGAAGCTTACCATAATagtctgctctgtgaatcccttatacttctgctgtgcagctagatgagtttaaccaaaattcaagaCTCTGCAACAGCTTGCACCTCATACATTTGGAACCTAACTCTGACCTACTTTGAAAGGTTAACACTCCCTCGGAGGAAGTGCAAAGTTCTAACTTGCTTTTTTGTGTTCAATATGGCCATCCGGAAtatatttctcttctcttcaggcTCAGGTaaacagaaacaggaaaggtTCCTTCTCACTTTTTAACATAAAGACTTCATCAACAACTGTAGATAACCTTCTTTGATTAAACATAAAATTACCGAAAGAGTGGAAAAGATTATCTTACCGTCCCGAGTCTGTTCCACTTCACAAAATCTAATTCCTTCAGAGCTATACATAAACGCATGGACATGCGGGATACAATCCTAGAGATAAAGAATGAGAGACATGGGTGAATAAGATTGCTTTGCGTTGTGCTGGGAATTTTAAGATATCCAAGGAAGCAACAGAGCTGTCAGAAACAAGCATATTATAAATATTAAGTGTGCTTCAGTGTCCTACCAAATCCAATCCTGCCTCCTATATGTAGATTTCACTCTCTCCTTAGATTTCCACCTATGTACAGGAAACAAATGCCAAGATGCACAAACTCACTGAGGGCCAGATACTGTATCTAAGTATGTTGTACCTTCTGCAGGCGCTGCCAGGGAGCCTCCTGGATAAAAGCATTGCAGTATATGACATGGCAAAAGGATGTAACGAAGTGTTCACAGATGCGAAGCCCAAACTCCTCTATTGTTTTAATCTAGGAAGAAGAACAATAGATTAGATGTTATCTGTGTCTGTCTCATGGTAGTTTCAATTCATTACAAATGTTTTGACTGTGATTTGTTGATTTATTCTGCCCAACAACAGAGGTtaacaaaaagagaaaggaatataataacacagtaaaaaaaacagcaacacaggaAAGCTATAAAACAGCTAAAGAATGTATACATTTCACTTTCAAAACTATTTTTAGTCTGTTCATagggaatattttgttttgtgaatTTCTTACATAACATTTTAAGATCTTGGCGATCAAGACATCatttatacatacagtattttaatagaTAAATCAAATGTCTGCTGGGGTGAGGgaataatcctttttaaaaaaataatacatgcGTACTGTATTCCCATAAATGGGATAAAAATCTTTGAAGAATgatgtccaaaatcctgttcaggTTTTGTGCACCTATAAGGTCAATTGCACCATGTTTTCCCCCTCTCTGAAGCACCCCTCCACATAATAGCTGACACAACCAATAAGTTCTTGCCCATGTGGAAGAAGAAGAGCatgctggagggggggaaattgcTTATACAGTACTATCATGTAAGTGTTTCTAACTTCGAAGCTATTTGTACACTTCAAAAAGATCTACCAGTTGTAAATGAATCATAGCTCTGACAAGTTTCACTTCTAGACTTGCCGTAGCTGAAAAATGTTTAAGACTGCATACCATAGTACTTCTCCTCTGCAAGAAGGAAACATTTACTGTACCAATCTTGCTATCCTCATTTGAAGAGACCTGGAGATCTTTAAACTTGCCCACCATTTGTTGCATAGTTAATTGACCTTCATAAAGGTACTTCCTCACCATGGACAGAATCCTGCTCATTTTGACTACTCCTGCAAGAGCCCATTGCCCAAAAGGTAGGACAGTTTCTGGGCTTGTCCAAGGAGGTATTACTGGATGCCAACATCTAATGCATATTTGGAAGCCGTCCAGATGCTCATGCAATGGATCATTTCAcgagaaaaaaataacaaacacgATTCTGCCCCAATGATTTTGGAATTTCTCTTGTGAACTATCATGGCCTATTTCATTTTATGAAGAGGCTTTATATTACTTTTTCAGTAGAATGTTTATCATTGAGCCTCCACCAGAGCCTACAGTATCTGCCagagctgcagtccatgaaaatctaggctaaataaaacttgttaaggCATAATCCTATTTGTTTCTTCTGATCATGCCATAGTCCATTGCATGACCAGCTAGGCTCTTGCACCACAGACCACTGTATGAGGAGAAGAAATAGGATTTTGCCCTTAGTCTTAATGCTGCATCTTTGTTGCTGTGTTTGCCAACTCATGTAGTTCAGCCTTTAGCCAAGAGTATGATATATGAACCCATCTTTGTTCAAAATTGTTCCTCTCTCATCTTCAgttcatctctctttttcttctacaCCAACCCATATTTTTTAATCTTCCCAAACCCTCTCATTTTTTTTGCCAGATGTCTGATATTGTAATGGATGGGGAAGAGAACAATGGAACAGACTAAGAAAATATTAAGCTATAAAAGACTAAAAACAATTGTTTTAACACATACCCCATGGCATTTGGCCAATGCTTGAATCGTATTCTTTATGGTATCTGTAGGGATGACTTGACAATTGTCAGCATGCAGGTATTCATTCACGGAGTCCAGCCTGAGATGAACGGACATTTCCAGGTCTTTAATGCAGTGTACCTTTCCTTCCCGTTTAATACACATCAGTCTCACAGCATTCTTTCCATATTCCGAATTCACGTATTCCACATCCTTAGACTGTAATTAAAGAACAAGCACATAGTCTTACTCAAAACAAGTCAACGTTGTGAAACTGAGGAGATTAAATGAGCCTGCAACTCCCCCTATATGTGGTTAAAATTATCCTGTCTCGTTTCTGAGGACAGTCAAATCCCAAACATGCCAGACTTACAGATGAATCTAGCACAGTCTTTAGATACAGATTTCAGTGAGCTTTGCCTGCTCAACTGGAATTTACTAACACCTTTTTGTCTCCAATCAGCTACAAATTCAACCAGTTTAAAGGCACTGTAGGATGACTGTTTACTCTCTCTCCACATTCCCTATAAACACATTATTTGGGTATTTAATATTTACACAACTGTGTGTGTGCCCCCACACTGTTCCTGCCCAGAGTGTGGGAGACGTGAAATATGTATGTAGCCACCCTGCACAGTTTGAAAAATCTACCTTTTTTGGAAGACAACTCCCAGTGGTTGGACTGGCTAGGGGATTtggggacttgcagtccaaaacagtGACAGTTTCGAGCTCTGGTTATAGGTGTAGATCAGGCTCCTCACTTCAGAATTTCTTCCCCAAATCAGAGACTTTTGGAGGTGACTGGCTGGAAATCAGCTTATAATTAAGAAGATGTAGGTCTTTGTATGAGATGTAGATAGAGAAGGACATATTTGGGTGTCCTAGACTGT
This sequence is a window from Pogona vitticeps strain Pit_001003342236 chromosome 4, PviZW2.1, whole genome shotgun sequence. Protein-coding genes within it:
- the LOC110079741 gene encoding uricase, whose product is MAINNYTAKLESKDVEYVNSEYGKNAVRLMCIKREGKVHCIKDLEMSVHLRLDSVNEYLHADNCQVIPTDTIKNTIQALAKCHGIKTIEEFGLRICEHFVTSFCHVIYCNAFIQEAPWQRLQKDCIPHVHAFMYSSEGIRFCEVEQTRDGTPIVFSGIKDLKLMKTTMSGFQGFFKDKYTTLPERNERVLSVETLVKWCYLPCSEGIDYDAVWRTAHGCVLDAFAGPPETGHYSPSYQKTVNCIQEYILNEIKEIAEVEVILSNIHNLEADLSALGLCNDKEIFMPIDMPFGACASTLRRKKDSETECHTPLECKPCHSVGWKSGRRVN